The following DNA comes from Solea senegalensis isolate Sse05_10M linkage group LG10, IFAPA_SoseM_1, whole genome shotgun sequence.
ACCGATATATCGCTCGGCCGATGGATTCAAAAAGTATGTTGATTTTCAGTCAGGCACGTCCGCAGGCAGCCCAGTGTTATTGATGGATGGCACCTCCGACATTGTCGCTGCCAAAATTGTCCTATCTTGACAGATAAAATATATTTTCAAATTCTAAATgttcaattcattcatttagaatTTTTTAAGATGTGCTCCGtgagacagaaaatgttttatttataagttCTGATCCAGCATTGAAAATTTTGACCTGTTGACCTCTGACGTTGTCGCTGCCAAACGATAAAAATGTCCCATCTTGATACATAAACTACACTTTTGTCATAGTCGCAGAATTTCACTCTTTGTGGAgcagctcacacaaacacagcgtgaGTGAGAGATGCGTTACCCCGATCACAGACAGCAGCCGTGCCTCCTCAGAGAGATATGATAAAGTTTTTTTGATACTGCGGAGGATCAAATGATAAGTCAGATGCCGTGATAAAGAGTGCAAGACTTTTGCTAAATCCTATCTATCAGTCACAGATGGTTTGCATGGTCCATACAAGGCTGTGTAACACAACaaagttattttattgttttttttcattcttttagaTTGTGATAATTTAGTTTGTAAGCAATCTGTTTGTTAAtcaacagaaaaaggaaaaaaaagcatatttcGGCCATCGGCTCACCCTGACTCATTAACATCGGTGTCGGCtatagaaaaacccatatcgGTCGACCTTTACTACTGAAGGTCATGTGCATTATAAAGATACAGGCACTTtgtagaataaaacaaaaacacaaaaagctgaaaaagaaaactacataGATACATCGTAGTTAGGCTACTACACTTCTTTGAATTCACCTGTCAGTCTTGATAATAGTGTACATCCACAAGCCACTCCTAACTTCAGGACCTATTGTAAGTTCTGGTTTGGATGTATTTAAGATTGATTTAGACAAGTGCTTTCATCCGCATCCTGGTCTGCCTCATTGTCCTGCTCATGGATGAAGCTGTAGCGTCGATACACTGATCCACCTCTACTGGTGTACACCACATCCGCCTCGTCTCCACTGTCCGGCTCAGGCACACCATGGGGCATGTTGATGCTGGCGCTGCCACTCAGTCTTTCATAGCTTTGGCCCCAACACAACCTTTTCCGAGCATGAGCTTTGACCAAGGCGAACACAGCCAGAGCCAACCCCAGTGCTAGCAATAGGGAAATAGGCAAGGCTGCAGGGGTGTGATTTACACCTCTGGAGGACATATTTAGGTCCATTCCCTGGCCAACTCCTGATTTGGGTTGGGGAGcctccacacacagagctagaacaacaacagaaatgtaTTAAGCAGATTGCACTCATTATCAGCAAAACCATCGCATCATGGCTTCTGtaacataaaataatgttagtgttaattaaaatagttcAAATACAAACTCAGTTTGGGCCGCGTTTACGAACCAAGAAATTTATCTGGGCCAGTCATTTTCTGACGCCAGTAAGCAGCaggtaatgacacatttaaaacatacatcAAAAAAGAACTTGTACACAGTATTAGCTGTAATTATTTGATATAATTATGGGTTATGGACTGGTAGTAGCGTATCCTTTGAAAAGTAAACTTTACCTGAGCGgccatcacaaacacagcagtcagTGTCATTGACAGCAGCCTGACAGCAGCGGGCACAGCGGTTCTCCACAGCATGAAGAGCAGAGTCAGGGTGACATGTAATGCACTGGTCAGGTCTGGGGCCAGTACAATGCCTACATGAGTCGTCACATGGCTCACAGGTTTCCTGGGGTAGTGCAATTTCACAAATCTTATTTCATCCTGATAATAATTGTCTGATATGGTTTAAGACTGACCAACACCACGACTTTCAGCAAGTCATAACATTCCAACTGGGAGCACTTCCCAGACAGAAACAAGACACTGGAAGAAAGTGAAGTAAACTTTGACTCGCCATAATCTTTATCATATGGGGCAATTGCTTTCAATCATTTACTTGAATTTGAAACCCAGTCAATGACCTCTACCAGCCCACACCCACCTTTATGATGTAGAAACCTTGTGTCATGCGTGACGCGGACTGTACCTCAGATGAAAAGTAGCGGCCCTCCTCACAGCGTGGATAGCAGACTTTGTCCTTTAAAATGCTGCCCCTGTCACATGTGAGGCAGCTTTGAGGTGAGGCTTCTGCAAACATATGTCCACAATGTTCAGTATTTGTTCTGATGATTTATACACTTTGTACGTTTGCCATGTCAGTAAGAAATAAACTACAGCTGGATACTAGGCATTATGTGCAGAACTAATATCATAATTATAGTCACTCAGTTACTGCAAAGCTGCATTAAATGTGCATTCCCTGAACCGGCTGAACAGtctgggctgctgtagaaacaacCACtgtaagaagaaaagaaaaaccctctGATTCTAAAGCTACAGTAACcaaatgatatttattttaaagccctTTATGCccttaaacaaacatacatatggGTAGATGCTGGAGCTTTCATTTTGTTCCTATTTGTGTTTTGTACTGGGTTATACTGGATAGTCTTCACCTGGTTTATGACGGTTGAGTCACAATTATGTATTGTTCATTCATGTTTACCAGTGCATGTCTCACAGCTGGTGTGGCACTGTTGACATCCGTCATTGTGTAGATAGAAGCGTTGTGGACAGTGTTGAACACACAACTTTGTGCCTTGCAGCTCCagaagaggtggaggacaggCCCTGCAGTAATCAGGCCCTGGTCCTGTACACCCCTCACAGGACTGGTCACATTTCTCACAGTGGGAGCCCTCTTTGAAATATctaaaggaaaaacacacagtattattagaaatataattaataattcaaaattTTGAAAAAAGGCCTGCGCTTtactgttaaaatgaaaacaccTATTGCTGAGTGTATGGGGGTGAGGAGACATTCTACAGATTATATACTGCTGCCGTAATTTATCATAGATTAAATCAAACACCCTGTGGGACAGTGAGTGACACAGAGATGCAGGAGTCGCAGGTGTCCTGGAGAACAGGATTGGCAATCTCTCTGTGAAGCTCCGTCGCAGGTGGAACAGACGTGGTTACAGGGTAGACAGAGTCCAAGCTCCTTCCCATCCACATCCTGTCTCGATTTGTACGTTCCGTCTGGACACTCGCTAACACATGTGCTGTCTGGAAAACAGTATGCACACTTCATTACTGTCAACTCCATTCTTCTTTCCTGTTCACCTTGAAACATACTTATTAACTTGTTCTGCAACGAACTAGGCCCATTATATCAAACTTGTGTTATTTCATCCTCTAGGTGAAAAGGTCCCGAGAGGGGGCACAAAGCTCACTAGACCTGTAAACCCGTTAGTTGATAACCTAGTGGATTGTTTATGGTAATAGTAGCAATAATAGTTCATTTTAGTTCTTCAGCTTTAAAGGTGTGTCACCTCATTTTTACATTGGCATCATGAATCATATTTAGAAAGTACTGTTAGGCagaatttatatatatgtatgtatgtatatgtatgtgtatatatgtacatacacatactgtatatactgtatatgtggtgagatatactgtatatatctcaCCACCTGGACTGACAcaatgttttcatccacacaagtgcacgtgtgtgtgtgtgtgtgtgtgtgtgtgatggttttgTTCTGTGCACATCTTAGATTACATCTTAGATAAAGTGTAGTGTCACTTATcgtgaaaaacatgttttgagacATTGCTAAATAATGCACGTGATAGTCAGTGTGTTTGATTCGTGGGTCCGCTACtttacatgctgatgtgtccttgggcaagacacttaaccccacgttgctgtGAATGTTTATCAAAGAGGAGTGATAGAaataatgtgctgcacatagatgtcgCTCTATAAAAatatgagtgaatggcaaacaGGGTTGAGTAGTCataaagactagaaaagcaaCATGCAATGCAGACTATTCACTCCCTAACCCTTCCTGGTCACATGGTTTACCAGAGttgatatataaatatgaatgagtGATGATTCCGGGAAACAGAAAGATACACTATCCCACTGCATCATTTTCAAAGAAACAGGGAGTGGTGCAGTTAGGTATGTCATGCTTGGAAAGCTGGAAACTGTACACAATGTAGGCACCAAAGTGTAATTCTTGTTTCGGTGTGTTCATAATCTGCCAGTAAAAAGTAAGGGTATTAGCTCAAAGTACCATGGCAGCTTCAACAAACACGTCCTCATTTTAAGACATTGATCAGTTCATAGGGCTTTTATATTGGTACAGTACAAATACAGTGATGTATATGGATAATGATATGGATATGGATAAGATTCATAAGATGTAACCTTTTACTGGACACTGGGGGAAACGGCTTACTATGGAGGTAGTTTGGTACGACACAAGTGTTGCATTCGTTGTTCCCTGGCCCATCACAGGAGTAACAGTGTCTGTAGCAACCCATACAGGTGAACTGGTCATCGTGTAGGTAGGTCCCAGGTGGACAGTCCGTGTCACTCGTCACACCACACATCAATGTGTTTGGATCCAGCACGAGTCCTTTCTCGCACTGAGTGCACTGGTTTGCATCAGAGCCGGAACACGTTGTGCAAGTCTGGTGGCATTCTGCACAGACAAGTTAGACAGATAAAAGTTTTCATAATCAGGCGTCAAACATTAACTAATTGTTAATTCAGATTACAAAAAGTCTGCTTAGTTGCCCCCCAGTATCAATTCCCATTTTGTCCCCAGATTAATTTGTCAAAGTCTGTGTTAGTgcttggacaaaacaaaagaaaataacaattttatGAAACTGGCAAAAATTCAACCTCACCTATGACATATGAGAACAATGGCTtctcaaaactaaaaaaaaagtatgtgtgagggcttgcagctttaattaattCTGTGTTTTACCACTTTTTTTGCTGACTTGAGAACccttattatatacagtatataatgggAAATTTATCTGGCTATCATCAACAACAGCtcaaatattttcttcttctctgtggctGGTCTACACTTTTGTATGAGTTTAATTTTTTGTACTTATCAGGATCACAATTTCATAGCCTGATGGTAGCTGTAACTTCTAATGCAGTCTAATACACTATTCCTGCCTGTGCTCGGTTTGTGCTGGAGCTGTTTTGGAGTATGCTGTCTGTGgtgctgcaaaagaaaaagttcAAAAAACACAGTGCAGTGGGCTGTGCATAGTCAATACATATATAAGTCTTGTCTGTGAATCCAGAGGCCCACCTTGACATTCCATGGCTTCAGGTTCATAGTAAGTACCAATAACACAGTCTTTGAAGCATGCACCCTTGTAGAGTTTGGGGCTAAATGTTGAGCAGGTCTCACAGTCATCTGCCAAGGGCCCTGCGCAGGTGGCACAGGTAGGGTGACACTGACCACAGCGGCCCTCCTCCATATCCTCATAATACCCCACAGGACAACTAGCTTTACACACACCATTCAGCATCAAATAGAGGAAACTGCACTCTGAAATTATAAGGTGGAGAGATTTCAGGATCTGATGCAAGGTTttacaattcattttaaaatgtcatcaaaacgTGTTTTCTAAAAATGTGATTTGCCCTTCAAGACAACTCACTGTAACAGGCCCCGTCATCTGAGCAGGCGTCACAGTGGGGAGGACAGCGTCTGCAGGTCCCATCTTCTGCAGGGTATGTTTGCAGAAGATGTCAACATCACAGCATCACAAGACATACAACACACAGGGCACACTATAAGCTATAATTACACTTAATGTCACAATAGAAGGAAATAATTTTAATCAAACAAACTGTGCTTTTGAGGGCCAAAAGCAGGTTTGACAGGCCGCATCACAAGTGTGACATTCACCGTATTTCCCTGAAAATGATATACTTATACTACAAATGACACTTGATGGTCCAAGAATTAGAATCCTGTTAAATTCATTCAGCTAAAATGGCTCCTGCATGAATGATGACATAGTGCATGTGTGGCAGGGTGAGACAATGAGTAGGACATCATCCTCCAGGATGAATGACTAAGAAATAATaattgtcacttttattttttttactagttTAGTTTCTATGTATTTAATTGTATCTACTGTGCTTCAACTCATTCAGCAACATTTCCCCAtgtactt
Coding sequences within:
- the LOC122775440 gene encoding proprotein convertase subtilisin/kexin type 5 isoform X2, producing the protein MRSAAAAAAFPILICCCIGFIACRASSFCPSGQFMLKGQCVLCHPTCSECDGHELFECTTCGVDEDGQEHFLHQGRCRTHCPRGLYPDRGHYVCMPCIANCELCTDGYICAKCREHYKLKNGVCQTASCDTGQVQDPDTGECIDCAMGCKTCSTENPEICNSCGEGYFLFRHQCRRHCPQGTYEDGGRGVCLFCPAPCTDCRSDTSCLACQPDYFLNGGECIKQCPQQTYSDSTGWHCQPCHSSCLTCLGPRSTDCELCLGGNPSLHGQCPLVNCPPGQYFDDGTCRRCPPHCDACSDDGACYKCSFLYLMLNGVCKASCPVGYYEDMEEGRCGQCHPTCATCAGPLADDCETCSTFSPKLYKGACFKDCVIGTYYEPEAMECQECHQTCTTCSGSDANQCTQCEKGLVLDPNTLMCGVTSDTDCPPGTYLHDDQFTCMGCYRHCYSCDGPGNNECNTCVVPNYLHNSTCVSECPDGTYKSRQDVDGKELGLCLPCNHVCSTCDGASQRDCQSCSPGHLRLLHLCVTHCPTGYFKEGSHCEKCDQSCEGCTGPGPDYCRACPPPLLELQGTKLCVQHCPQRFYLHNDGCQQCHTSCETCTEASPQSCLTCDRGSILKDKVCYPRCEEGRYFSSEETCEPCDDSCRHCTGPRPDQCITCHPDSALHAVENRCARCCQAAVNDTDCCVCDGRSALCVEAPQPKSGVGQGMDLNMSSRGVNHTPAALPISLLLALGLALAVFALVKAHARKRLCWGQSYERLSGSASINMPHGVPEPDSGDEADVVYTSRGGSVYRRYSFIHEQDNEADQDADESTCLNQS
- the LOC122775440 gene encoding proprotein convertase subtilisin/kexin type 5 isoform X1 — translated: MRSAAAAAAFPILICCCIGFIACRASSFCPSGQFMLKGQCVLCHPTCSECDGHELFECTTCGVDEDGQEHFLHQGRCRTHCPRGLYPDRGHYVCMPCIANCELCTDGYICAKCREHYKLKNGVCQTASCDTGQVQDPDTGECIDCAMGCKTCSTENPEICNSCGEGYFLFRHQCRRHCPQGTYEDGGRGVCLFCPAPCTDCRSDTSCLACQPDYFLNGGECIKQCPQQTYSDSTGWHCQPCHSSCLTCLGPRSTDCELCLGGNPSLHGQCPLVNCPPGQYFDEDGTCRRCPPHCDACSDDGACYKCSFLYLMLNGVCKASCPVGYYEDMEEGRCGQCHPTCATCAGPLADDCETCSTFSPKLYKGACFKDCVIGTYYEPEAMECQECHQTCTTCSGSDANQCTQCEKGLVLDPNTLMCGVTSDTDCPPGTYLHDDQFTCMGCYRHCYSCDGPGNNECNTCVVPNYLHNSTCVSECPDGTYKSRQDVDGKELGLCLPCNHVCSTCDGASQRDCQSCSPGHLRLLHLCVTHCPTGYFKEGSHCEKCDQSCEGCTGPGPDYCRACPPPLLELQGTKLCVQHCPQRFYLHNDGCQQCHTSCETCTEASPQSCLTCDRGSILKDKVCYPRCEEGRYFSSEETCEPCDDSCRHCTGPRPDQCITCHPDSALHAVENRCARCCQAAVNDTDCCVCDGRSALCVEAPQPKSGVGQGMDLNMSSRGVNHTPAALPISLLLALGLALAVFALVKAHARKRLCWGQSYERLSGSASINMPHGVPEPDSGDEADVVYTSRGGSVYRRYSFIHEQDNEADQDADESTCLNQS